A single region of the Xenopus laevis strain J_2021 chromosome 4L, Xenopus_laevis_v10.1, whole genome shotgun sequence genome encodes:
- the ampd3.L gene encoding AMP deaminase 3 isoform X2 yields the protein MALPAALEMPRHFPRLNINEVDEQVRLLAEKVFAKVLQEEDSKDAFALFTVPEDCPIGQKEAKERELEKELAEQKSAETVKRKKSFKMIRSQSMSLQIPIHDWKIPTVSAVISPVEPEASAFRGPEPDAPIPYDGPEFQRVTICGDYCAGVTVDDYEQAATSLAKALLIREKYSRLAYHRFPRTTSQYLCTMNGKESWKMEDEVYPEFNPPPDDKEDPCNLENVPSNLHYVVSMKGGIPYVYDNKAKMEANEPRSFPYPDMETYTLDMSHILALIADGPTKTYCHRRLNFLGSKFNLHDMLNEMAELKELKSVPHRDFYNVRKVDTHIHAAACMNQKHLLRFIKHTYRTEPDRVVAEKNGQKITLKELFEGLHMDPYDLTVDSLDVHAGRQTFHRFDKFNAKYNPVGASELRDLYLKTENYIGGEYFARIIKEVAQELEESKYQYTEPRLSIYGRVPEEWDSLAKWFIKHKLYSPNMRWIIQVPRIFDIFKSKKILPDFGKMLENIFLPLFEATINPSDHKELYLFMNYVTGFDSVDDESKHSDHMFTYKSPNPDEWCHEQNPPYSYYLYFMYANIMLLNNLRKERGMSTFLFRPHCGEAGSITHLVSAFITADNISHGLNLKQSPVLQYLYYLAQIPIAMSPLSNNSLFLEYSKNPLREFLHKGLVVSLSTDDPMQFHYTKEALMEEYAIAAQVWKLSTCDLCEIARNSVLQSGLSDKEKKHFLGVGYLKEGPEGNDISRTNVAQIRMAYRYETLCNELSFLADAMNSPHLAGAKP from the exons ATGGCACTGCCAGCAGCTCTAG AGATGCCTCGCCACTTCCCACGCCTGAACATCAATGAGGTGGACGAACAAGTGCGGCTCTTGGCCGAGAAAGTATTTGCCAAAGTTCTCCAGGAAGAGGACAGCAAAGATGCCTTCGCCTTGTTCACCGTCCCTGAGGACTGTCCCATTGGCCAGAAGGAAGCCAAGGAAAGGGAGTTGGAGAAGGAGCTCGCAGAGCAGAAGTCGGCGGAGACTGTTAAAAG GAAGAAAAGCTTTAAGATGATCCGATCCCAGTCAATGTCCCTGCAAATCCCGATCCACGACTGGAAGATCCCCACGGTCTCTGCCGTGATATCCCCAGTGGAACCAGAAGCATCGGCTTTTCGGGGACCGGAGCCGGACGCCCCAATCCCATATGATGGGCCAGAATTTCAGAGAGTCACAATATGTGGAGATTACTGTGCTGGG GTGACAGTAGATGACTATGAACAGGCAGCCACCAGCCTTGCTAAAGCCCTGCTGATCCGGGAGAAATATTCTCGGCTGGCTTACCATCGCTTCCCCCGGACCACGTCCCAGTACCTGTGCACGATGAATGGCAAGGAAAGCTGGAAAATGGAAGATGAAGTCTATCCAG AGTTTAACCCTCCTCCTGACGATAAAGAGGACCCCTGTAATCTAGAGAACGTTCCCTCAAACCTTCACTACGTGGTGAGCATGAAAGGGGGGATCCCTTATGTGTACGACAACAAAGCCAAGATGGAGGCCAACGAGCCGCGCAGTTTCCCTTATCCCGACATGGAGACGTATACGCTGGACATGAGCCACATTCTGGCGCTCATAGCCGACGGCCCCAC GAAAACCTATTGTCACCGGAGATTGAATTTCCTGGGCTCCAAGTTTAATCTCCACGACATGCTGAATGAGATGGCAGAACTGAAGGAGCTGAAGAGCGTGCCGCATCGCGACTTCTATAACGTCAGGAAG GTGGACACTCACATCCACGCGGCCGCCTGCATGAACCAGAAGCACTTACTGAGATTTATCAAACACACCTACCGCACCGAGCCAGACAGGGTGGTGGCAGAGAAAAACGGCCAGAAGATCACCCTAAAAGAGCTGTTTGAGGGTCTCCACATGGACCCCTACGATCTGACTGTCGACTCTTTGGATGTTCACGCT GGGAGACAAACGTTCCATCGATTCGACAAATTCAATGCCAAATACAATCCGGTGGGTGCCAGCGAGCTCCGAGACCTCTACCTAAAGACTGAGAATTACATCGGAGGAGAATATTTTGCTCGTATTATCAAG GAGGTTGCACAAGAGCTGGAAGAGAGTAAATACCAATACACAGAGCCGCGCTTATCTATATATGGCCGAGTGCCAGAAGAATGGGACAGTTTAGCAAAATGGTTCATCAAGCACAAACTGTATTCACCCAACATGCGCTGGATCATCCAAGTCCCCCGAATATT CGACATTTTTAAATCAAAGAAAATCCTTCCGGATTTTGGCAAAATGCTGGAAAACATTTTCCTGCCCCTGTTCGAGGCCACAATTAACCCCTCGGATCACAAGGAGCTCTACCTCTTCATGAACTAT GTGACGGGCTTCGACAGTGTTGACGACGAATCCAAACACAGCGATCACATGTTCACGTACAAGAGCCCAAACCCGGATGAATGGTGCCACGAGCAGAACCCCCCGTATAGTTACTATTTGTACTTTATGTACGCCAACATCATGCTGCTCAACAACCTGCGCAA GGAGAGAGGGATGAGCACGTTCCTGTTCAGACCCCACTGTGGGGAGGCCGGCTCCATCACTCACCTCGTCTCAGCGTTCATCACAGCCGACAACATTTCTCATGGGCTCAACCTTAAACAA AGTCCAGTTCTGCAGTATCTGTATTATCTGGCCCAGATTCCCATTGCCATGTCCCCACTTAGCAACAACAGCCTCTTCCTGGAATATTCCAAGAATCCACTGCGGGAATTTCTACATAAAGGACTTGTGGTGTCTCTGTCCACTGATGATCCAATGCAGTTCCACTACACCAAG GAGGCACTGATGGAAGAATATGCCATAGCAGCGCAAGTTTGGAAACTCAGTACATGTGACCTGTGTGAGATCGCAAGGAACAGTGTGCTGCAGAGCGGCCTCTCCGACAAG gaaaagaaacatttcttGGGGGTCGGTTACTTGAAAGAAGGCCCCGAGGGGAACGACATCAGCAGAACCAACGTGGCGCAGATCCGTATGGCCTACAGATACGAGACTCTATGTAACGAGCTGAGCTTCTTGGCGGACGCTATGAATTCACCACACCTCGCTGGTGCTAAACCGTAA
- the ampd3.L gene encoding AMP deaminase 3 isoform X1: MALPAALAEMPRHFPRLNINEVDEQVRLLAEKVFAKVLQEEDSKDAFALFTVPEDCPIGQKEAKERELEKELAEQKSAETVKRKKSFKMIRSQSMSLQIPIHDWKIPTVSAVISPVEPEASAFRGPEPDAPIPYDGPEFQRVTICGDYCAGVTVDDYEQAATSLAKALLIREKYSRLAYHRFPRTTSQYLCTMNGKESWKMEDEVYPEFNPPPDDKEDPCNLENVPSNLHYVVSMKGGIPYVYDNKAKMEANEPRSFPYPDMETYTLDMSHILALIADGPTKTYCHRRLNFLGSKFNLHDMLNEMAELKELKSVPHRDFYNVRKVDTHIHAAACMNQKHLLRFIKHTYRTEPDRVVAEKNGQKITLKELFEGLHMDPYDLTVDSLDVHAGRQTFHRFDKFNAKYNPVGASELRDLYLKTENYIGGEYFARIIKEVAQELEESKYQYTEPRLSIYGRVPEEWDSLAKWFIKHKLYSPNMRWIIQVPRIFDIFKSKKILPDFGKMLENIFLPLFEATINPSDHKELYLFMNYVTGFDSVDDESKHSDHMFTYKSPNPDEWCHEQNPPYSYYLYFMYANIMLLNNLRKERGMSTFLFRPHCGEAGSITHLVSAFITADNISHGLNLKQSPVLQYLYYLAQIPIAMSPLSNNSLFLEYSKNPLREFLHKGLVVSLSTDDPMQFHYTKEALMEEYAIAAQVWKLSTCDLCEIARNSVLQSGLSDKEKKHFLGVGYLKEGPEGNDISRTNVAQIRMAYRYETLCNELSFLADAMNSPHLAGAKP; encoded by the exons ATGGCACTGCCAGCAGCTCTAG CAGAGATGCCTCGCCACTTCCCACGCCTGAACATCAATGAGGTGGACGAACAAGTGCGGCTCTTGGCCGAGAAAGTATTTGCCAAAGTTCTCCAGGAAGAGGACAGCAAAGATGCCTTCGCCTTGTTCACCGTCCCTGAGGACTGTCCCATTGGCCAGAAGGAAGCCAAGGAAAGGGAGTTGGAGAAGGAGCTCGCAGAGCAGAAGTCGGCGGAGACTGTTAAAAG GAAGAAAAGCTTTAAGATGATCCGATCCCAGTCAATGTCCCTGCAAATCCCGATCCACGACTGGAAGATCCCCACGGTCTCTGCCGTGATATCCCCAGTGGAACCAGAAGCATCGGCTTTTCGGGGACCGGAGCCGGACGCCCCAATCCCATATGATGGGCCAGAATTTCAGAGAGTCACAATATGTGGAGATTACTGTGCTGGG GTGACAGTAGATGACTATGAACAGGCAGCCACCAGCCTTGCTAAAGCCCTGCTGATCCGGGAGAAATATTCTCGGCTGGCTTACCATCGCTTCCCCCGGACCACGTCCCAGTACCTGTGCACGATGAATGGCAAGGAAAGCTGGAAAATGGAAGATGAAGTCTATCCAG AGTTTAACCCTCCTCCTGACGATAAAGAGGACCCCTGTAATCTAGAGAACGTTCCCTCAAACCTTCACTACGTGGTGAGCATGAAAGGGGGGATCCCTTATGTGTACGACAACAAAGCCAAGATGGAGGCCAACGAGCCGCGCAGTTTCCCTTATCCCGACATGGAGACGTATACGCTGGACATGAGCCACATTCTGGCGCTCATAGCCGACGGCCCCAC GAAAACCTATTGTCACCGGAGATTGAATTTCCTGGGCTCCAAGTTTAATCTCCACGACATGCTGAATGAGATGGCAGAACTGAAGGAGCTGAAGAGCGTGCCGCATCGCGACTTCTATAACGTCAGGAAG GTGGACACTCACATCCACGCGGCCGCCTGCATGAACCAGAAGCACTTACTGAGATTTATCAAACACACCTACCGCACCGAGCCAGACAGGGTGGTGGCAGAGAAAAACGGCCAGAAGATCACCCTAAAAGAGCTGTTTGAGGGTCTCCACATGGACCCCTACGATCTGACTGTCGACTCTTTGGATGTTCACGCT GGGAGACAAACGTTCCATCGATTCGACAAATTCAATGCCAAATACAATCCGGTGGGTGCCAGCGAGCTCCGAGACCTCTACCTAAAGACTGAGAATTACATCGGAGGAGAATATTTTGCTCGTATTATCAAG GAGGTTGCACAAGAGCTGGAAGAGAGTAAATACCAATACACAGAGCCGCGCTTATCTATATATGGCCGAGTGCCAGAAGAATGGGACAGTTTAGCAAAATGGTTCATCAAGCACAAACTGTATTCACCCAACATGCGCTGGATCATCCAAGTCCCCCGAATATT CGACATTTTTAAATCAAAGAAAATCCTTCCGGATTTTGGCAAAATGCTGGAAAACATTTTCCTGCCCCTGTTCGAGGCCACAATTAACCCCTCGGATCACAAGGAGCTCTACCTCTTCATGAACTAT GTGACGGGCTTCGACAGTGTTGACGACGAATCCAAACACAGCGATCACATGTTCACGTACAAGAGCCCAAACCCGGATGAATGGTGCCACGAGCAGAACCCCCCGTATAGTTACTATTTGTACTTTATGTACGCCAACATCATGCTGCTCAACAACCTGCGCAA GGAGAGAGGGATGAGCACGTTCCTGTTCAGACCCCACTGTGGGGAGGCCGGCTCCATCACTCACCTCGTCTCAGCGTTCATCACAGCCGACAACATTTCTCATGGGCTCAACCTTAAACAA AGTCCAGTTCTGCAGTATCTGTATTATCTGGCCCAGATTCCCATTGCCATGTCCCCACTTAGCAACAACAGCCTCTTCCTGGAATATTCCAAGAATCCACTGCGGGAATTTCTACATAAAGGACTTGTGGTGTCTCTGTCCACTGATGATCCAATGCAGTTCCACTACACCAAG GAGGCACTGATGGAAGAATATGCCATAGCAGCGCAAGTTTGGAAACTCAGTACATGTGACCTGTGTGAGATCGCAAGGAACAGTGTGCTGCAGAGCGGCCTCTCCGACAAG gaaaagaaacatttcttGGGGGTCGGTTACTTGAAAGAAGGCCCCGAGGGGAACGACATCAGCAGAACCAACGTGGCGCAGATCCGTATGGCCTACAGATACGAGACTCTATGTAACGAGCTGAGCTTCTTGGCGGACGCTATGAATTCACCACACCTCGCTGGTGCTAAACCGTAA
- the ampd3.L gene encoding AMP deaminase 3 isoform X3 gives MPRHFPRLNINEVDEQVRLLAEKVFAKVLQEEDSKDAFALFTVPEDCPIGQKEAKERELEKELAEQKSAETVKRKKSFKMIRSQSMSLQIPIHDWKIPTVSAVISPVEPEASAFRGPEPDAPIPYDGPEFQRVTICGDYCAGVTVDDYEQAATSLAKALLIREKYSRLAYHRFPRTTSQYLCTMNGKESWKMEDEVYPEFNPPPDDKEDPCNLENVPSNLHYVVSMKGGIPYVYDNKAKMEANEPRSFPYPDMETYTLDMSHILALIADGPTKTYCHRRLNFLGSKFNLHDMLNEMAELKELKSVPHRDFYNVRKVDTHIHAAACMNQKHLLRFIKHTYRTEPDRVVAEKNGQKITLKELFEGLHMDPYDLTVDSLDVHAGRQTFHRFDKFNAKYNPVGASELRDLYLKTENYIGGEYFARIIKEVAQELEESKYQYTEPRLSIYGRVPEEWDSLAKWFIKHKLYSPNMRWIIQVPRIFDIFKSKKILPDFGKMLENIFLPLFEATINPSDHKELYLFMNYVTGFDSVDDESKHSDHMFTYKSPNPDEWCHEQNPPYSYYLYFMYANIMLLNNLRKERGMSTFLFRPHCGEAGSITHLVSAFITADNISHGLNLKQSPVLQYLYYLAQIPIAMSPLSNNSLFLEYSKNPLREFLHKGLVVSLSTDDPMQFHYTKEALMEEYAIAAQVWKLSTCDLCEIARNSVLQSGLSDKEKKHFLGVGYLKEGPEGNDISRTNVAQIRMAYRYETLCNELSFLADAMNSPHLAGAKP, from the exons ATGCCTCGCCACTTCCCACGCCTGAACATCAATGAGGTGGACGAACAAGTGCGGCTCTTGGCCGAGAAAGTATTTGCCAAAGTTCTCCAGGAAGAGGACAGCAAAGATGCCTTCGCCTTGTTCACCGTCCCTGAGGACTGTCCCATTGGCCAGAAGGAAGCCAAGGAAAGGGAGTTGGAGAAGGAGCTCGCAGAGCAGAAGTCGGCGGAGACTGTTAAAAG GAAGAAAAGCTTTAAGATGATCCGATCCCAGTCAATGTCCCTGCAAATCCCGATCCACGACTGGAAGATCCCCACGGTCTCTGCCGTGATATCCCCAGTGGAACCAGAAGCATCGGCTTTTCGGGGACCGGAGCCGGACGCCCCAATCCCATATGATGGGCCAGAATTTCAGAGAGTCACAATATGTGGAGATTACTGTGCTGGG GTGACAGTAGATGACTATGAACAGGCAGCCACCAGCCTTGCTAAAGCCCTGCTGATCCGGGAGAAATATTCTCGGCTGGCTTACCATCGCTTCCCCCGGACCACGTCCCAGTACCTGTGCACGATGAATGGCAAGGAAAGCTGGAAAATGGAAGATGAAGTCTATCCAG AGTTTAACCCTCCTCCTGACGATAAAGAGGACCCCTGTAATCTAGAGAACGTTCCCTCAAACCTTCACTACGTGGTGAGCATGAAAGGGGGGATCCCTTATGTGTACGACAACAAAGCCAAGATGGAGGCCAACGAGCCGCGCAGTTTCCCTTATCCCGACATGGAGACGTATACGCTGGACATGAGCCACATTCTGGCGCTCATAGCCGACGGCCCCAC GAAAACCTATTGTCACCGGAGATTGAATTTCCTGGGCTCCAAGTTTAATCTCCACGACATGCTGAATGAGATGGCAGAACTGAAGGAGCTGAAGAGCGTGCCGCATCGCGACTTCTATAACGTCAGGAAG GTGGACACTCACATCCACGCGGCCGCCTGCATGAACCAGAAGCACTTACTGAGATTTATCAAACACACCTACCGCACCGAGCCAGACAGGGTGGTGGCAGAGAAAAACGGCCAGAAGATCACCCTAAAAGAGCTGTTTGAGGGTCTCCACATGGACCCCTACGATCTGACTGTCGACTCTTTGGATGTTCACGCT GGGAGACAAACGTTCCATCGATTCGACAAATTCAATGCCAAATACAATCCGGTGGGTGCCAGCGAGCTCCGAGACCTCTACCTAAAGACTGAGAATTACATCGGAGGAGAATATTTTGCTCGTATTATCAAG GAGGTTGCACAAGAGCTGGAAGAGAGTAAATACCAATACACAGAGCCGCGCTTATCTATATATGGCCGAGTGCCAGAAGAATGGGACAGTTTAGCAAAATGGTTCATCAAGCACAAACTGTATTCACCCAACATGCGCTGGATCATCCAAGTCCCCCGAATATT CGACATTTTTAAATCAAAGAAAATCCTTCCGGATTTTGGCAAAATGCTGGAAAACATTTTCCTGCCCCTGTTCGAGGCCACAATTAACCCCTCGGATCACAAGGAGCTCTACCTCTTCATGAACTAT GTGACGGGCTTCGACAGTGTTGACGACGAATCCAAACACAGCGATCACATGTTCACGTACAAGAGCCCAAACCCGGATGAATGGTGCCACGAGCAGAACCCCCCGTATAGTTACTATTTGTACTTTATGTACGCCAACATCATGCTGCTCAACAACCTGCGCAA GGAGAGAGGGATGAGCACGTTCCTGTTCAGACCCCACTGTGGGGAGGCCGGCTCCATCACTCACCTCGTCTCAGCGTTCATCACAGCCGACAACATTTCTCATGGGCTCAACCTTAAACAA AGTCCAGTTCTGCAGTATCTGTATTATCTGGCCCAGATTCCCATTGCCATGTCCCCACTTAGCAACAACAGCCTCTTCCTGGAATATTCCAAGAATCCACTGCGGGAATTTCTACATAAAGGACTTGTGGTGTCTCTGTCCACTGATGATCCAATGCAGTTCCACTACACCAAG GAGGCACTGATGGAAGAATATGCCATAGCAGCGCAAGTTTGGAAACTCAGTACATGTGACCTGTGTGAGATCGCAAGGAACAGTGTGCTGCAGAGCGGCCTCTCCGACAAG gaaaagaaacatttcttGGGGGTCGGTTACTTGAAAGAAGGCCCCGAGGGGAACGACATCAGCAGAACCAACGTGGCGCAGATCCGTATGGCCTACAGATACGAGACTCTATGTAACGAGCTGAGCTTCTTGGCGGACGCTATGAATTCACCACACCTCGCTGGTGCTAAACCGTAA